The DNA segment ACGCTGATACCCATCTGATCGGCGAGCACGACGAGCACGATGCTCGGCGGGATGATCTGCCCGAGCGTGCCCGAGGCGAGGATGATGCCGGCGGAAAGGCGCTTGTCGTAGCCATACTTCAGCATCACCGGCAGTGAGATGCTGCCCATCGCGACGACGGATGCTCCGACCACGCCCGTGGCCGCGGCGAGCAGCGTGCCGACGAACACGACGCCGAACGCGAGGCCTCCGCGCAATGCGCCGAACAGCTTGCCGATCGTCGTGAGCAGATCCTCCGCCAGCCGCGCGCGCTCCAGCACGATCCCCATGTAGATGAAGAACGGGATCGCGAGCAGCACGTAGTTCGACATGATGCCGCCGAAGATCCGCTCCGGCATCGCATAGAACAGATGCCAGTCGAAGTAGCCGAGCTGCACGCCGACCGCGGCAAACGCCAGCGCGGTACCGCCGAGCGCAAATGCGACGGGATAACCGATGAAGATGACCAGGAATACCGCCACGAACATCAGCGGTGCGAGCCAGTTTGCCGTCATGCCGGGCGCCCCGCCGGACCGCGGCCGGCGCGCGCCGCGCGGCCCGTGGGTTCCACCTGTACGTGACCGCGGCGCACACGAGTGATGTGCAGGCGGCGCATCAGACGCCCTCCGTCAGGTGATGTCGCGCGGCGTCCGCAACGGGCTCGTCGCCGTGGCGGAACCGGTGCACCTCCTTGATCAGCTCGGAGACCGCCTGCAGCAGGAGCAGCGCGAAGCAGACGAGGATGAGCGCCTTCAGCGGATAGCGGGGCAGCCCGCCGGGATCGGGCGAACCCTCACGGATGCTCCACGAACTGCGCACGATTGGACCGGAGACCCAGATCACGAACACGGAAAACGGGATGAGCATCAGGGCGGTGCCGATGATGTTGATCACGCTCTGGCCGCGCGCCGACAGGCGGCTGTACAGCACGTCGACGCGGACATGTGCGTTCTCGCGCAGCACCCAGGCGCCCCCGAGCAGGAACACCATG comes from the Longimicrobiales bacterium genome and includes:
- a CDS encoding TRAP transporter small permease subunit, which gives rise to MDPITRNSAPLRVSSAIDRVTSAVGRAAAWLALLMVIVGAFNAIARYLGRYVGINLSSNAYLELQWYLFSMVFLLGGAWVLRENAHVRVDVLYSRLSARGQSVINIIGTALMLIPFSVFVIWVSGPIVRSSWSIREGSPDPGGLPRYPLKALILVCFALLLLQAVSELIKEVHRFRHGDEPVADAARHHLTEGV